The genomic segment CTCCTTATTTATGATTTTAAGTTTTTTCTGTATCCGAGGTTCTTTGCATTAAACGAAGCCGATATGAATTCATAGCCGCTTCCCCGAGCTGGTCGAGCAGATTATAGTTGGCAAACGCGCCGACAATCGCGCCGAAGCCAGGAATTAATTGAAACATTTTCACTAAATCAATGTAATCTCGGTATTCTTGCTGAAAGTCCCTCCAATCCATATCAGCAATTAACAGTTTCTCTTCTTCCCAATTCTCAATAATAGATAATGTCTCTTTCCTTGTTTCCTCACTTGAAAATGCAAGTTGGAACACATGTAAAATGAACAATCGCTCTTCATATTCATTCGTATCAAATCCATAAACCGCAGCGGCTTCAAACAGAAACTTCATTTTAATGGATAATAGCAGCGGAAAGTCGACAAGGCCAAGCATAATTCCCCCTGCTCCAGTTCCCGCACCTTCAATGACAGCAGTTTTGCGGAATGACGAAAGCTTTTCCTTAAATAACTCATCCCTCTCATATAGACTTAGCACGGTTGATTGCCTTTTTTTCGTCGTGATAGTAGAGCCGACCAAAGTGGCTTTCACCATGTTTTTTATGCTCTCTGTCATTACCTGATGAAACTTTTCTGGAATAAGACCATTCACTTTCATTTGCGCTTTTTTTGACGTACGGCTAATAATGCCTGATCGCTTTGTCATTTTCCGCTTCCAAAAATGCAACTCCTCTTGAACTTTCATCGTATAGTCAACCATAATTCTGTACCCTTCTCTCTGTTGCAATCAATTCACTGATTACAATTTAGTATAATGGATAGGATTTTAATTCAAATGGACCTGAGAAGTGATTGCAACTCAGTCTTAAGATGTAGTTAACGTGATCCATCACGAAAATGCCACTTTCTAAATAGTAGCCACAAACAGACGAAGATCAAAAATGCTACTCCTTCGAGCGCTAAAATGTACCACGGATAGGGTCCTAAGTAGTCAAGCAAACTTCCGTTGACTGGTTTTTCCCTTAAGAACATATAGTTGCCTTGGAAAAACACATTAACCGCAAATATAAGTGGCAACAACAAGTTTAAAATAATCATTGTCTTGATAATTCCTATAAAAGTAGGTCTGTATCCTTTCATCCACGTAAAGTATAGTGCCGTTATTATGATTCCAATATGCGTGTAAAAAAAGTGGAAATACCTGAAATGCGGGAATCCAACATCTAATACAGGAGTCGCCATCGCTTGAAGCGCCCCTCCAATACCTGCAAAAAAGATGAAATCATACAAATGCCTATTCCCTGTCCATAAGAGAACAATCGCAACAAGTAAACTAATGCTGCATAATTCTAGCGGCAACGAATTGCTAAGTCCCCATCTCCCAGTTACAATCATCCAAACATGATAAAGGACTTCCATTACCAATAAAGTCAACGCAAAAAGGCGTTCATACTTCGACGACACCGACCATCGCCTTCTTAAAATAAATAACAATAAGATGGATAGGCACAACACGCCTATTGCCGCCATATGCTCCATTGAAAATAATAAGAAGGAAGGTTCAATATAGCCAGCCATCCTTGCACCCCATTTCTGTAAGTCCTTTTATCTTGATTTATAAACAATATCCACTTTCCCGACCTTATTATCCATTTTATACGTTTTTGCTGATTCCGGATAGGCTATCTTTATGCAAGATACCTTTATGTCGACAGGAAAACCATTGAAATACTCGAAGTTGCAAGTAGGCGTAGTCATCATGTATCCAAAGACTTCTCAGGATCCTTCAATATGTTTTGTTGACACATATGAATAGCTTTCAAAATTGGGCCGCTCATATTGTCGTTAGCAATTACGCGTATCTACATTTCATACACGATTAACTGTTCATTGCCGAATATTTCATCGAACGAAACGGGTTTTCCATTGATAAAAAGGTTTATCGTATCATATTTCTCTACCGTTTTGATTTTATATAATACTTGATATTTTAATTTGGTGTTTGAGTAGTCAGAATCATATTCTTGATTGATAAACACGTTCAATGTGTCTTGTTGAGCACTTACGTTAAAGTCACTAAAATAAACAGCATCTTTTCCTTGATTAACGTAAATTCCATTTATAAATACATACATATCTTTTTCACCATCAAAGTAGAGATAGTTACCATTCTTCACTTCAGCATACTGAATAAATTCTTGTACACTCTCATTTGCTTTATTTATGCTTATTTCTGAAAATGAAAAATCCGAATTGCACCCGGTTAATAGTAACATCAGAACAATTAACGATAATTGCTTTTTCACATCAGCGCTCCTTGTAATAATAGCGGTTTATTTCTGTTCAGATAGCTAACTCTGCTAAAAGCATCTTTTATCATTAATACGTTACTAACAACCTATTCATTTCATTATTTGAAAATTAAAAACGATGCCTCTATGAGATTTCATTTACTCATAAGAGACATCGTTTTCATTATGTTTTAAAACCTGATGAATTGATAGCGTATATTCAATTGGTGGGTAGGGTGCGAAAACTTATTAATCAAGTGGAATATCCACTTCCACCTTGCCGTCCAAATACAGCGGATAGCTATTAATATTCAGACGAATTGGATTCACTTCATTCTCAAAATCAAATGTAGAGACTGCTGTGATATAAGGTGTTTCTCTGTTAGCATGCATTTCGATTAAACTATTACTTAAATCATTGCCTTCTTTGTCAAATATTC from the Sporosarcina psychrophila genome contains:
- a CDS encoding EcsC family protein, which translates into the protein MVDYTMKVQEELHFWKRKMTKRSGIISRTSKKAQMKVNGLIPEKFHQVMTESIKNMVKATLVGSTITTKKRQSTVLSLYERDELFKEKLSSFRKTAVIEGAGTGAGGIMLGLVDFPLLLSIKMKFLFEAAAVYGFDTNEYEERLFILHVFQLAFSSEETRKETLSIIENWEEEKLLIADMDWRDFQQEYRDYIDLVKMFQLIPGFGAIVGAFANYNLLDQLGEAAMNSYRLRLMQRTSDTEKT
- a CDS encoding TIGR02206 family membrane protein, with the translated sequence MAGYIEPSFLLFSMEHMAAIGVLCLSILLLFILRRRWSVSSKYERLFALTLLVMEVLYHVWMIVTGRWGLSNSLPLELCSISLLVAIVLLWTGNRHLYDFIFFAGIGGALQAMATPVLDVGFPHFRYFHFFYTHIGIIITALYFTWMKGYRPTFIGIIKTMIILNLLLPLIFAVNVFFQGNYMFLREKPVNGSLLDYLGPYPWYILALEGVAFLIFVCLWLLFRKWHFRDGSR
- a CDS encoding lipoprotein — protein: MKKQLSLIVLMLLLTGCNSDFSFSEISINKANESVQEFIQYAEVKNGNYLYFDGEKDMYVFINGIYVNQGKDAVYFSDFNVSAQQDTLNVFINQEYDSDYSNTKLKYQVLYKIKTVEKYDTINLFINGKPVSFDEIFGNEQLIVYEM